AAATTATATGTTGCAGAAATTATTCTTGATTCTATCGATAAACATCGATTGATATGTAGCAATTAGATCGGTATTAaaagttttattatttttatagggaTAAATTTAGTCTAGTGTTAGTGAGTTAATGGGATTAGTGAAATGTATATTTAGAATATTGTATCAAATTAACTGATGGACTAATGTGCAAAATCTAAGAGATAGGGGGGCTTTCGGTAAGAAAATGAGGGTgtatatagaaaaataaaatataaaaaggacTAGTATGTAAAATAACCCGACATAACGGCAGAAAGGCTGGTTGGCGCGCAGCCGCGCATCAACGACTTGCTCTCTTCCGATGCAGGGGATGAGTCCAACCCATTTAGGGCTGTTGGCTGTGAAGACATGCGAGGAAGAAATCCATAGGCTGGGCGAGATTTTAGGGCGATGGGGATCCGACAAAGGCGCCTCTGCTTCCGTTTCCCACCTCTTCGATTGGTTTGGTTTGCCGGAACCTATCATTTCCCTTTGTTGTCGTCGATCGGTTGCAGGGAAAAAGCGCAATTTTTTACGTTAATAGTTTGATTTTGTTTTCCTATCCAAATTCGATCGTGTTCTCCGCTTTTCCCTCGGTTCTGTTCAGCgcgaaaatgaagaaaaagagcCACCTGCGGTGCGGAAAGCTCCACCGCAAGACTATCGACGAGAAATGAACCGACAAAACCACGACTCAGCCACCGGTGCTCGTGATTCCCGCATCAAGGTGGCATCTTGATCCGGTTCCGCGACCCCCACGGCGTCTTTCCTCTGGGGTTCGACGGGCTCGGGCTTCTATTCTCGATCTTGAGGGGATCCGGTCATTTGTTCCCGGTTCCCGTGCCCTTCGACCCAGAAAGGCGGCAGCTTTCGATACGGTCTTCCGAGATTCTTGAGTTTGATTCCGCGTTGAGTTGGGGATTTTCTGGATTGAACGGCGTTCTTGCAGAATTCGGGAAGGGAGTTCGATTGTTTTTGCAATTGCAGAGGGGAAATCGGTGCGTTCCTGGAGATTTGAGGGCAGACGTGTTTGCAGTTGCAATTCCAGAATGGACGCACCATACTACGGGTCAATGCACACGGAAATGAGGTAGAGGTTGTCCTAGATTTCTGCTTATGGGCTGCCTTTGTTCCAAAGGTATCGAACTTGATGAGGATGGCGTGGCAGAGGAAAGCAAGTCCTCGAGTCGTCTCGTCACACTCCCGAAGAAAGACGAGGTCGTGGCTGCCATCATCAATGTCGCACTCAGCGGAAGCCATGGCAGTTCAAGATTCTTGTCTAAGACACCGGACGATGCAGACTCCACCTCGTTGTCATCGTCCGATGATGAAGAGAAGAAAGCAGACACAGTCGCTGGCAGGGTGACGAAAGTTGGGGCGCACCAGAGACGGGCTACGGTGGATGTCGGGGCACGTAGAGATGGTTCTGAAGTTATCGGTGTTGCCAATAACACAGGAGACGATATGGGAATCGTGGATGTGCCCGATGGTATTACAGGAGAGTATGTTGCAGCAGGGTGGCCTTCTTGGCTTGCGACGGTGGCCGGAGAAGCAATCAAGGGATGGTTGCCTAGGAGAGGAGATTCATTTGAGAAACTAGACAAGGTTAGAGTTCTGTTCTTTGCCTCTCTCTTTACATGACTCCATTTCTTCTTTATGTCTAATATTGCATTTCTATATGCTTGTCATCTTTGCTGTAAGCCTAGCTGTTTTTTTTTATGCTCCAGAGAAGGAAATATCTGCAGGAAGATGTGGCATTTCATTGATGTTAAAGAAAACCTTAACTCAACTTGCTTGGCTAAGTGCAAAGGGAATCATGAGAATTAATGATCTGATGAATGCAACCTGGGATAGGTCGCTATTAAATGGTTTTGATGTTCTAAAACAATATCTTTCATGTATAGTTTAGTTTTACCATGACAAAGACTTCTCTGAACTTGGAACTTCTTGATAGATCATGATTCTTATTATATGGCAAGATCAGAATGAGCTCAGTAAATGAATCGATTATCTAGTTTACACAGGCTTCTTTTTTCCTCCATTGCGATTACTGTAGGTGAAATCACCAAGTTCCCATCCGCGATCAAGATGCCCAAAAGTTATGTTCTTATTTTTTCTCCTGACTTGACTCTTCCGATGCTGATATTCATGTAGAAATTGTGCAGTGATGTGAAACCATAATCAAGAGAAAAGATTGCTTATGGCAAACATAATTCTGAAAATGTTTTCATCCTCAAACATAATTATGGCAAATGAAAACATAATTATGGCAAACAAATAAAACTATTGACAAGAAACTAAATGATTTCATCCTCAAAATGAAGATTCCAGATATTTTTGGGTGAAAGAACCTCTAACAATAATAATTTCGTTGAATAAATCCATGAAGAGAACGAAATTCTTCTGCTTTATCTGTCCTGCTTATGAAAATTTTGTGTTTGAAACTCATTGTCTTTTGGTTCAGATGTTGTCTGATCGCATCACTCTTTAATGTTATATAGATGGTTTGCATGCTATTGTATCGGAGTTTAATATACTAATTTTTGTTGCATAGTTTGAAATCAAAGGTAGTCTAGAATACAAAATTTTCTAGTCCCTGGTAATAGTGGTGGCAGTACTTACGTGCATCGTCGAACTCATTCCGTTTCAGATTGGAGAAGGAACTTATAGTCATGTTTTCAGAGCCCGCGATCTTGAGACCGGTAAAATCGTTGCGCTCAAGAAAGTGCGATTTGTTAATATGGACCCTGAAAGCGTCCGCTTTATGGCAAGGGAAATCCATATTCTTCGTAAACTCGATCACCCAAATGTTATAAAGCTTGAAGGTATAGTTACATCGCGGATGTCATGCAACCTGTATCTTGTCTTTGAGTACATGGAGCATGATCTTGCTGGACTTTTAGCTAGGTTAGGTCCCAGGTTTACTCAACCACAGGTATCTTATATCACATCTTTTGCTATAACTAAAGTCCTTTGTTCATACTTCTTGTTCGAACATGTATCCTCTGATCACCTTCATATCAATCTCAGGTTAAGTGCTATATGAGACAGCTGCTTGAAGGGCTTGCTCACTGTCATGGTCGCGGGGTTTTGCATCGAGACATTAAGGGTTCAAATCTGTTGATAGACAACAATGGCATGCTCAGAATAGCAGATTTTGGCCTCGCAACACTGTTCAATCCTGACCAGAATCAGCAGCTAACAAGTCGTGTGGTGACCTTGTGGTATAGGCCTCCTGAGCTTTTGCTTGGTGCTACAGAGTATGACGCTGCCGTTGATTTATGGAGCTCTGGTTGCATTCTTGCAGAATTGTTTGCCGGGAAACCAATCATGCCTGGAAGAACTGAGGTGTGTTGATTTCTGCATTTGCTATGCACAAAATAACCACGGAATCTGAAGAATTATCCAAGTAATTCTGCATATCTCAACTAGGTCGTAGAATGTTTTGTTTGGCAGAAAATTTGATTTAGTTTTCCAAACAATGCAGATTAACTTTGTTACCGAGAAATGACTTTCTATTATGATTCTCAATTTGATAGAAAATGGTGGCTGCTGATCTTTTGTTATTCCATTTCTCATCTCAACTTTCGATGGTCAAACCATTTTAGGTGGAACAACTACACAAGATATTTAAACTCTGCGGTTCACCATCAGATGAGTACTGGGAGAAATCAAAGCTGCCACATGCAACCATATTCAAACCTCAGAATCAGTATAGACGCTGCTTTGCTGAGACATTCAAGGATTTCCCACCTTCAGCTTTATCTCTCTTGGATTCTCTTCTTGCTATAGAACCAGCAAACCGAGGAACTGCAGCATCAGCCCTCGAGAGTGAAGTAAGTCGTGATTTCTTATTTCTGGTCTAGTTTTTCTCGTTTAGCTTCTTTTGTGCACCAAATGATTGCTCGAGTCGATATAATTATATCGTTGATTGGATCACATATGCATCTAGTCTACTTCTGTCGGAACTATAAATATGTCGTAATGCTTGAATTTGACAGCACTTCTTCATTCTGAGTCGTTGATGATGATTTAATAGGTTTCATTTA
The window above is part of the Musa acuminata AAA Group cultivar baxijiao chromosome BXJ2-6, Cavendish_Baxijiao_AAA, whole genome shotgun sequence genome. Proteins encoded here:
- the LOC135613751 gene encoding probable serine/threonine-protein kinase At1g54610, which codes for MSPTHLGLLAVKTCEEEIHRLGEILGRWGSDKGASASVSHLFDWFGGILIRFRDPHGVFPLGFDGLGLLFSILRGSGHLFPVPVPFDPERRQLSIRSSEILEFDSALSWGFSGLNGVLAEFGKGVRLFLQLQRGNRFLLMGCLCSKGIELDEDGVAEESKSSSRLVTLPKKDEVVAAIINVALSGSHGSSRFLSKTPDDADSTSLSSSDDEEKKADTVAGRVTKVGAHQRRATVDVGARRDGSEVIGVANNTGDDMGIVDVPDGITGEYVAAGWPSWLATVAGEAIKGWLPRRGDSFEKLDKIGEGTYSHVFRARDLETGKIVALKKVRFVNMDPESVRFMAREIHILRKLDHPNVIKLEGIVTSRMSCNLYLVFEYMEHDLAGLLARLGPRFTQPQVKCYMRQLLEGLAHCHGRGVLHRDIKGSNLLIDNNGMLRIADFGLATLFNPDQNQQLTSRVVTLWYRPPELLLGATEYDAAVDLWSSGCILAELFAGKPIMPGRTEVEQLHKIFKLCGSPSDEYWEKSKLPHATIFKPQNQYRRCFAETFKDFPPSALSLLDSLLAIEPANRGTAASALESEFFLTKPFACDPSNLPKYPPSKEYDAKLQDEARRQRAEVARGRGCESVRPGRIDSRAMAASGANAELQTRQVQANPKSISEKYDPQDETGSGFPIEPPVETARNGLSHTGMHPRALEPSWTRKPNQEQLRQVPSRTSSSVWVPNGPHLKPQMSCRPQPGAADFSDISGSLAARNAAKSRRNRLDVAEPTQKHALDRKDDPVGIKDPAPGYGTRIKRIHYSGPLMPPGGNIEDMLKEHERQIQQAVRKSRIDKVKANF